From a region of the Phaseolus vulgaris cultivar G19833 chromosome 6, P. vulgaris v2.0, whole genome shotgun sequence genome:
- the LOC137831776 gene encoding small ribosomal subunit protein eS24z, with amino-acid sequence MADKAVTIRTRKFMTNRLLSRKQFVVDVLHPGRANVSKAELKEKLARMYEVKDPNTVFVFKFRTHFGGGKSTGFGLIYDSVDNAKKYEPKYRLIRNGLDTKIEKSRKQLKERKNRAKKIRGVKKTKASDAAKAGKKK; translated from the exons ATGGCGGACAAGGCTGTTACAATCAGAACCCGCAAGTTCATGACAAACAGGCTCCTCTCCAGGAAGCAGTTT GTTGTTGATGTACTTCATCCAGGGAGGGCAAATGTTTCCAAG GCTGAACTCAAGGAGAAACTTGCTAGAATGTACGAAGTCAAAGACCCTAACACTGTATTCGTCTTCAAATTCCGAACACATTTTGGTGGTGGAAAATCTACTGGTTTTGGTTTGATTTATGATTCAGTCGACAATGCCAAGAAGTACGAGCCCAAGTACAGGCTTATCAGG AATGGTCTTGACACTAAGATAGAAAAGTCAAGGAAACAACTGAAGGAGAGGAAAAACAGAGCAAAGAAGATTCGAGGAGTAAAGAAG ACAAAGgcttctgatgctgccaaggcTGGAAAGAAGAAATAG
- the LOC137831777 gene encoding FLUCTUATING-LIGHT-ACCLIMATION protein 1, chloroplastic — protein MTMPLTLLLQPNPSHFKSTHLPSLPPRTNLHNLAPIPHSKRRVSTLTVKCLSSRNPQKVYSSQSAWEVLATTLSNTLKALKKPAIAALLAGLLLMYDPNSAFAASGGRMGGRSFSSSSSSSSSRSYSVPRTSGSGFSYSAPYYAPSPFGGVYVGPAVGVGVGAGSSFFFILVGFLAFVLVSGFLSDRSEGSVLTAADKTTVLKLQVGLLGMGRTLQKDLNRIAEVADTSTSEGLHYVLTETTLALLRHPDYCISAYSSVDVKRGIEDGEKRFNQLSIEEREKFDEETLVNVNNIKRQSTRSQRANGFSNEYIVITILAAAEGEHKLPSINGSGNLKDALQKLGSIPSSKLLAVEVLWTPQNENDTLSERELLEDYPLLRPL, from the exons ATGACCATGCCATTAACCCTCTTACTCCAGCCCAATCCCTCCCACTTCAAATCCACCCATTTGCCTTCTCTTCCACCTCGCACAAACCTCCATAACCTCGCTCCAATACCCCACTCAAAACGCCGCGTTTCCACCCTCACCGTCAAATGTCTCTCGTCGCGCAACCCTCAGAAGGTGTATAGTTCGCAATCGGCGTGGGAGGTTCTCGCCACCACACTGTCCAACACGTTGAAGGCGCTGAAGAAACCGGCAATAGCCGCGCTCTTGGCGGGGCTGCTATTAATGTACGATCCAAATTCCGCATTCGCGGCATCTGGAGGAAGAATGGGAGGAAGGTcgttttcttcctcttcctcgaGTTCTTCGTCGAGGAGTTATTCAGTGCCGAGGACTTCAGGGTCAGGGTTCTCCTATTCGGCGCCGTATTACGCGCCTTCTCCGTTTGGTGGGGTTTATGTGGGCCCCGCCGTGGGGGTGGGAGTGGGAGCGGGTTCgagtttcttttttatcttgGTGGGGTTTTTGGCCTTTGTTTTGGTTTCTGGTTTTCTTTCGGATCGCTCCGAGGGTAGTGTGCTCACTGCTGCTGACAAAACCACCGTGTTAAAGCTTCAG GTCGGATTGTTGGGGATGGGTCGCACACTTCAAAAGGATCTGAATAGGATTGCAGAAGTTGCTGATACATCAACTTCAGAAGGGCTGCATTATGTGTTGACAG AGACAACCCTAGCTTTGCTTCGGCACCCTGATTACTGTATCTCAGCATACTCATCT GTGGACGTAAAGCGGGGTATTGAAGATGGGGAGAAACGTTTTAATCAACTTTCGATTGAAGAGCGGGAAAAGTTTGATGAAGAGACACTGGTCAATGTTAATAATATAAAGAGACAAAGCACAAGAAGCCAGAGAGCGAATGGGTTCAGCAATGAATACATCGTG ATAACAATCTTGGCAGCTGCTGAAGGAGAGCATAAACTTCCTAGCATCAATGGAAGTGGAAACTTGAAGGACGCTTTACAGAAACTTGGATCCATTCCATCGAGCAAATTATTG GCAGTTGAGGTGTTATGGACACCCCAGAATGAGAACGATACTCTCTCAGAAAGGGAGTTACTTGAAGATTACCCACTTTTGCGGCCATTGTAG
- the LOC137831765 gene encoding probable serine/threonine-protein kinase WNK9, with protein sequence MNELQTDSSASSEFVEVDPTGRYGRYNEILGKGASKTVYRAFDEYQGIEVAWNQVKLYDFLQSPEDLERLYCEIHLLKTLKHRNIMKFYTSWVDTANRNINFVTEMFTSGTLRQYRQKHKRVNIRAVKHWCRQILRGLHYLHSHDPPVIHRDLKCDNIFINGNQGEVKIGDLGLAAILRKSHAAHCVGTPEFMAPEVYEESYNELVDIYSFGMCVLEMVTFEYPYSECSHPAQIYKKVISGKKPEALYKVKDPEVRQFVEKCVATVSLRLSARELLDDPFLQIDDYEYDLGSVESGAFDGLGPLIHQPFLNLHRSYSNMSTEYSNCFEYEGDWISHPAEIEPNGIELFKCHDDEACEDVGISIKGKKKDDGGIFLRLRIADKEGHIRNIYFPFDIEMDTALSVATEMVAELDITDQDVTSIADMIDGEIASLVPEWKPGPGIEETNHFVNNFFCHNCVSNDTSGGNVMDFHSHNQVGKNSQLPQCCRHGCTSMHGRFEEVTYPSEYDNHVRGDTPIESNQPDCQQYQELWNHQESCELSSVESDQSLSNEQYQQLDKSVLAEDKGNGVLENKFAHDPGNPPRSLSGNYLSTISLCLGSGSEYENEAQQELRWLKAKHQMESRDLRDKMFGVVAKSSHSSNKEHKTEQGIILPLTETVNGVKNGIHLKPLCNFWDYDSSCHSEVQKSHSNLDIRMPQNYEVTFSHKEGMVAAKSFFTGSLRDTPYRTVSLPVDAVDI encoded by the exons ATGAATGAACTTCAAACAGATTCTTCTGCCTCTTCGGAGTTCGTCGAAGTTGATCCAACTGGCAGATACGGCAGA TACAATGAAATCCTTGGCAAAGGAGCTTCCAAGACAGT ATATAGAGCATTTGATGAGTATCAAGGGATTGAAGTTGCTTGGAACCAAGTCAAATTGTATGATTTTCTGCAGAGCCCTGAAGATCTTGAAAGGCTTTACTGTGAAATTCATCTTCTCAAGACGCTGAAGCACAGAAACATAATGAAGTTTTACACGTCTTGGGTCGACACTGCTAATAGGAATATCAACTTTGTGACTGAAATGTTCACTTCTGGCACCCTTAGGCA GTATAGACAAAAGCACAAAAGAGTTAACATTAGGGCAGTGAAGCACTGGTGTAGACAGATCCTGAGAGGGCTTCACTATCTTCATAGCCATGATCCACCTGTGATCCATAGAGATCTAAAAtgtgataatatttttatcaatggGAACCAAGGGGAAGTTAAAATTGGGGATCTTGGGTTGGCAGCAATTCTCCGCAAGTCTCATGCTGCTCATTGTGTAG GAACACCCGAGTTCATGGCACCAGAAGTTTATGAAGAGTCCTATAACGAATTAGTTGACATATATTCCTTTGGAATGTGTGTGTTAGAAATGGTCACATTTGAATATCCTTATAGTGAATGTAGTCATCCAGCACAAATCTACAAGAAAGTTATTTCT GGGAAGAAACCGGAAGCCTTGTATAAAGTAAAGGACCCAGAAGTGCGACAATTTGTTGAGAAATGCGTGGCAACGGTGTCTCTAAGGCTCTCTGCAAGGGAGCTTCTAGATGATCCTTTTCTTCAGATTGATGATTACGAGTATGATTTGGGGTCTGTGGAGAGTGGAGCATTCGATGGCTTGGGTCCTCTTATCCATCAACCATTTCTTAATCTTCACCGGAGCTATAGTAACATGAGTACTGAATACTCAAATTGCTTTGAATATGAAGGAGACTGGATTTCTCATCCAGCTGAGATTGAACCAAATGGAATTGAGCTTTTCAAGTGCCATGATGATGAAGCCTGCGAAGATGTTGGCATAAGCATCAAAGGAAAGAAGAAGGATGATGGTGGAATTTTTTTGAGACTAAGAATTGCAGACAAAGAAG GACATATTCGAAATATTTATTTCCCATTTGACATAGAGATGGACacagcattaagtgtagcaacTGAAATGGTAGCAGAACTCGACATTACTGATCAAGATGTTACCAGCATAGCTGATATGATAGATGGGGAAATTGCTTCCTTGGTACCTGAATGGAAGCCAGGACCAGGAATTGAAGAAACTAAccattttgtaaataattttttttgtcacaATTGTGTGTCCAATGATACTTCCGGTGGCAATGTTATGGATTTTCATTCACATAATCAAGTTGGAAAGAACTCGCAGCTTCCTCAATGCTGTAGGCATGGATGTACTTCAATGCATGGACGATTCGAGGAGGTAACCTACCCATCTGAGTATGACAATCACGTTAGAGGAGACACACCTATCGAATCAAACCAACCGGACTGTCAGCAGTATCAGGAGCTATGGAATCATCAAGAAAGTTGTGAACTGAGTTCAGTAGAGTCTGATCAAAGCCTTTCCAATGAGCAATATCAACAATTAGATAAATCAGTATTAGCAGAAGACAAAGGAAATGGTGTTttggaaaacaagtttgcaCATGATCCAGGAAACCCCCCTAGAAGTTTATCTGGGAATTATTTGTCTACTATCAGTTTATGTCTTGGCTCCGGGAGTGAATATGAGAACGAGGCTCAACAAGAATTGAGATGGCTCAAAGCAAAACACCAAATGGAGTCAAGAGATCTTAGGGATAAAATGTTTGGTGTAGTAGCTAAATCTTCACATTCTAGTAACAAAGAGCACAAAACAGAACAAGGCATTATTCTACCATTGACAGAAACAGTAAATGGAGTGAAAAATGGGATTCACTTGAAACCCTTGTGTAATTTCTGGGATTATGATTCCAGTTGCCATTCTGAAGTCCAAAAGAGCCACTCCAATTTGGACATCCGAATGCCCCAAAATTATGAGGTGACATTTTCTCACAAAGAAGGTATGGTTGCTGCAAAGAGTTTCTTCACAGGGTCGCTTCGAGACACTCCATACAGAACAGTTTCCCTTCCCGTTGATGCTGTGGATATATAA
- the LOC137831767 gene encoding DNA damage-repair/toleration protein DRT102 → MAAEPTRPVKIIAAADDFGAPLKDALVAHLRSLTIEVEDLGTTSYYSAGAEVGRRVSQSSAVRGLVACGTGAGVSIFANKFPGVYAATCLIPSDAVNARSINNSNVLAVSGKYTSPEAAIEILDAWLNTPFKSACPANDGEPWPREIHTFLEQSLVEMPEIGKEGAFDTCAVCCLVKNRELNPIELIPGGSMKIVRETPTSAFVRFKAGSVEPAHHHTFGHDLVVLEGKKSVWNLTKEERYDLTVGDYLFTPPGDVHRVKYYEDTEFFIKWDGHWDMFFDEDLHTAQNAIDKDLALTNSTLS, encoded by the coding sequence ATGGCAGCAGAACCCACGCGCCCCGTCAAAATCATCGCCGCCGCCGACGACTTTGGAGCTCCTCTCAAAGACGCCCTCGTCGCACACCTCCGCTCCCTCACAATAGAAGTCGAAGATCTCGGAACCACTTCCTACTACTCCGCCGGAGCCGAGGTCGGTCGCCGAGTCTCCCAATCCTCCGCCGTCCGCGGCCTCGTCGCGTGCGGCACAGGCGCCGGGGTCTCCATCTTCGCCAACAAATTCCCCGGCGTCTACGCGGCCACCTGCCTCATTCCATCGGACGCCGTCAACGCCCGCTCCATCAACAACTCCAACGTACTCGCCGTCTCCGGCAAGTACACCTCGCCGGAAGCCGCAATCGAGATTCTGGACGCCTGGCTAAACACGCCGTTTAAGTCCGCGTGTCCCGCCAACGATGGCGAGCCCTGGCCGCGGGAGATCCATACTTTTCTGGAGCAGTCGCTCGTGGAGATGCCGGAGATCGGAAAAGAGGGAGCGTTCGACACGTGCGCGGTGTGCTGTCTGGTGAAGAATCGGGAACTGAATCCGATCGAGTTGATTCCGGGCGGTTCGATGAAGATCGTGAGGGAGACTCCGACGTCAGCGTTCGTAAGGTTCAAGGCCGGGAGCGTGGAGCCCGCGCACCACCACACGTTCGGGCACGACTTGGTGGTGTTGGAAGGGAAGAAGAGCGTTTGGAATCTGACTAAGGAAGAGAGATACGATCTGACGGTTGGGGATTACTTGTTCACTCCCCCAGGCGATGTTCATAGGGTTAAGTACTATGAGGATACTGAATTTTTCATCAAGTGGGATGGCCATTGGGACATGTTTTTCGATGAGGATCTCCACACTGCCCAGAATGCCATCGATAAGGACTTAGCTTTAACCAACTCTACACTTTCTTAA
- the LOC137831766 gene encoding uncharacterized protein yields the protein MIAGCFSQPNTPSSSSSSYCSQVPQNVVTCIYQTQLCNSPTYLTLSWSKALFSHSLTVSAADIFSITISLNSSTLSFFGTRRGSKSIRHRKIKLHWNFTRAEFAHNSAEPESRFYLAISHNGKLQFFLGDLLRDLMRRQKKLEAKGSSNSLVEPVLLSRREHVFGSRCYVSRAVFMGSKHVIEIECGGGGGVMRVKVDGETRLVVKRLAWKFRGYEKIFIDGIEVEFYWDVLSWVVNGEEENNKKNGHGVFVFQVGDGTVWPEMVGAEKKLIKKSVSGSSVLQWAEESSECGRTSSSSSTKSCGSNATGFSLLLYAWTVN from the coding sequence ATGATCGCAGGTTGTTTCAGCCAACCCAACACCCCTTCTTCATCAAGCAGCAGTTACTGTTCCCAAGTGCCTCAGAATGTGGTAACATGCATATACCAAACTCAACTATGCAACTCCCCCACTTATCTCACTCTCAGTTGGTCCAAAGCCCTTTTCTCTCACTCCTTAACAGTTTCCGCTGCAGATATCTTTTCCATCACAATTTCTCTCAACTCCTCAACCCTCTCCTTCTTCGGAACACGCCGCGGTTCAAAATCCATTCGCCACCGCAAAATCAAGCTCCACTGGAACTTCACGCGCGCAGAGTTCGCACATAACTCCGCCGAACCCGAATCGCGGTTCTACCTCGCAATCTCCCACAATGGCAAGCTCCAATTCTTCCTCGGCGACCTTCTCCGCGATCTAATGCGGCGGCAGAAGAAGCTCGAGGCTAAGGGCAGCAGCAACAGCCTCGTCGAGCCGGTTCTGCTGTCGAGGAGAGAACATGTTTTCGGAAGCAGATGCTACGTGTCACGTGCGGTGTTCATGGGGTCCAAGCACGTGATAGAGATCGAGTgcggcggcggcggcggcgTGATGCGTGTGAAAGTGGACGGCGAGACGCGGTTGGTGGTGAAACGGTTGGCGTGGAAGTTCCGAGGGTACGAGAAAATATTCATCGACGGAATCGAAGTGGAGTTTTACTGGGACGTGTTGAGTTGGGTGGTTAACGGCGAGGAAGAGAACAACAAGAAAAACGGTCACGGTGTTTTTGTGTTTCAAGTGGGAGACGGAACGGTGTGGCCAGAAATGGTTGGggcagaaaaaaaattaataaagaaaagCGTTTCGGGTTCAAGCGTGTTGCAGTGGGCAGAGGAGAGTAGTGAGTGTGGGAGGACTTCGTCTTCTTCATCCACCAAGTCTTGTGGCAGCAATGCCACTGGCTTCTCTCTCTTGCTCTATGCTTGGACTGTAAATTAA
- the LOC137831768 gene encoding uncharacterized protein: MKDFPSCFGENGVQVADSSSSSANKSTQNVVTCVYQCRVGGSSCLITVTWSKNLMGQGLGVAIDDSSSQSLCKVDIKPWGFSKRRGCKSLEVHSCKVDVYWDLSSAKFGSSPEPLGGFYVGAVVDGQMILLLGDLKKEAFKKTNASPLPHNGFLIAKKEHVFGKKLYGTKAVFCDNGQIHDIVIECDTATVSDPSLVIRIDSKTVMQVKRLRWKFRGNHTILVDGLAVEVFWDVHNWLFGTSLGNAVFMFRTSLSALDKLWASQPSSDLPWSFSERFPETKFQGLGFSLNLYAWKSQ; the protein is encoded by the coding sequence atgaaggatTTTCCATCCTGTTTTGGTGAGAATGGGGTTCAAGTTGCGGATTCTTCGTCTTCAAGCGCTAATAAAAGTACCCAGAACGTGGTTACTTGTGTTTATCAATGCAGGGTTGGCGGTAGTTCCTGCCTGATTACTGTCACATGGAGTAAGAATTTGATGGGGCAAGGTCTTGGTGTAGCGATCGACGATTCCTCAAGCCAGAGTCTCTGTAAGGTGGATATCAAACCGTGGGGATTTTCCAAGAGGAGAGGATGTAAGAGTCTAGAAGTTCATTCTTGTAAAGTTGATGTGTATTGGGATCTTTCTTCGGCTAAATTTGGTTCCAGTCCGGAACCTTTGGGGGGATTTTATGTTGGAGCTGTGGTGGATGGACAAATGATTCTTCTTCTTGGGGATTTGAAGAAAGAAGCTTTTAAGAAGACCAATGCCAGCCCATTACCCCACAATGGATTTTTGATTGCCAAGAAAGAGCATGTTTTTGGTAAGAAGTTGTATGGTACCAAAGCTGTATTTTGTGACAATGGCCAAATTCATGATATTGTGATTGAGTGTGACACTGCAACTGTTAGTGATCCGAGCCTTGTAATTCGCATAGACAGCAAAACTGTGATGCAAGTGAAGCGGTTGAGATGGAAGTTCAGGGGGAATCATACTATTCTGGTAGATGGCCTTGCAGTGGAAGTTTTCTGGGATGTTCATAATTGGCTCTTTGGCACATCCCTTGGAAATGCTGTCTTTATGTTCAGGACAAGCCTGTCCGCCTTGGACAAGTTGTGGGCTAGCCAACCGTCTTCTGATTTGCCTTGGTCTTTCTCTGAGAGATTTCCTGAGACCAAATTTCAGGGTCTTGGTTTCTCGCTTAATTTGTACGCTTGGAAGAGCCAGTAG
- the LOC137831778 gene encoding uncharacterized protein — translation MVTKTEETQLNRLENQVDNGGGGAWDYLSLVRKLKVRRSEKVLKHGLSILNDPKQRSSLGADEWTLYEQVAVAAMDCQCLEVAKDCTKVLRKRFPDSKRVGRLEAMLFEAKGSWELAEKAYASLLEDNPLDQAIHKRRVAMAKAQGNISVAIDWLNKYLETFMADHDAWRELAEIYVSLQMYKQAAFCYEELILSQPTVPLYHLAYADVLYTLGGLENLQTAKKYYASTIDLTGGKNTRALFGICLCTSAITQLTKGKSKEEKEGSQLQSLAAKVLEKDYKQRAPDKLPQLTTALKSLTLSS, via the exons ATGGTTACCAAAACTGAGGAGACTCAATTGAACAGGCTTGAAAATCAGGTCGACAACGGCGGTGGCGGCGCTTGGGACTACCTCTCCCTTGTCAGAAAGCTTAAGGTTCGCCGTTCTGAGAAGGTTCTGAAGCATGGCCTCTCCATCTTGAACGACCCCAAACAACGATCCTCCCTTGGCGCTGATG AATGGACCTTGTACGAGCAGGTTGCAGTTGCTGCTATGGATTGTCAATGTCTCGAAGTTGCCAAG GACTGTACAAAGGTTCTTCGGAAGAGATTCCCAGATAGTAAAAGAGTTG GTAGGCTGGAGGCAATGTTGTTTGAAGCAAAAGGATCCTGGGAATTGGCAGAAAAGGCTTACGCAAGTCTTTTAGAGGACAATCCTCTTGACCAG GCCATCCATAAGAGGAGGGTGGCAATGGCAAAGGCACAAGGCAACATTTCTGTGGCTATTGACTGGCTTAATAAATATCTAGAAAC ATTCATGGCAGATCATGATGCATGGAGAGAATTGGCTGAAATATACGTCTCTCTGCAAAT GTATAAACAAGCAGCATTTTGTTACGAGGAGTTGATATTATCTCAACCTACTGTTCCTCTCTACCACTTAGCCTATGCTGAT GTACTTTATACGCTTGGTGGATTAGAAAACCTCCAAACTGCCAAGAAATACTATGCATCTACTATTGACTTGACTGGAGGAAAAAATACCAGAGCACTCTTTGGTATATGCTTG TGCACTTCTGCTATTACACAGCTTACAAAAGGGAAAAGCAAGGAGGAGAAAGAAGGGTCACAGTTACAATCTCTAGCGGCCAAAGTATTGGAGAAAGATTACAAACAGAGAGCTCCGGACAAGCTTCCTCAACTTACAACTGCCTTGAAGAGTCTAACATTGTCATCATGA